The Flavobacterium praedii genome window below encodes:
- a CDS encoding ATP-binding protein — MYIFALITIAVTVLLSQLLIQYNLYSQLSDSRIINTSGKQRMLSQKLTKEVLILNFITDSLQKKNQINVISKTISLWKFNHYSLVNGNDSLGFPKEKNPILTKHFENIKPNFDTIIKATNSFLENKSKNQNEQENQKLVQTILENETIFLSKMNQIVSEYDTEALEKVTLQRKTEYVILAFTLLVLLLEFLFIFKPTNKRIEILIHNLLSSERKALKLAQDTEIISEAKENSVKELKSLNYAMENTLLYCRIATDGTIIHIGEKFAKLLQYNPFLSDKKFGQVLTPIEKEQLIIDRIVLENHGRGWQGELNITTRNEQSLWLDLSMVPVTIKKDESELLIICFDITERKKAVQEVERLNAANIANKLNQQKVISSKIVENQENEQNRIAREIHDGIGQMLTGLKFSLESINLDDKEKSAIKIDYLKQLSLDIIKGVRTATFNLMPPELSDHGINSALAKLTSELSKLTGKNILFYNKTDFNNRLDSLIEINIYRLTQEAINNAIKYADSTHIIVQLSHSATLLSITVDDNGKGFDINAVEKKRNSESGMGLLFMKERIQYINGRVFFNSIPNEGTRITFNVPI, encoded by the coding sequence ATGTATATATTCGCCTTAATTACTATTGCAGTGACAGTGCTTTTGAGTCAGCTCTTAATTCAATACAACCTCTACAGTCAACTGAGCGACTCGAGAATTATAAACACTTCTGGAAAACAAAGAATGCTCAGTCAAAAATTAACCAAGGAAGTTTTAATTCTGAATTTCATTACTGATTCTTTGCAAAAAAAGAACCAAATAAATGTTATATCCAAAACCATTTCACTATGGAAATTCAATCATTATTCTCTAGTAAACGGAAATGACAGTTTGGGTTTCCCAAAAGAAAAAAATCCGATCCTAACAAAGCATTTCGAAAATATAAAACCCAATTTCGATACGATAATTAAGGCTACCAATTCTTTTTTGGAGAACAAAAGTAAAAATCAAAACGAGCAGGAAAATCAAAAACTAGTTCAAACTATACTCGAAAATGAAACTATTTTTCTTTCGAAAATGAATCAAATTGTTAGCGAATATGACACCGAAGCACTAGAAAAAGTAACCCTACAACGCAAAACAGAATATGTCATTCTAGCTTTTACATTATTGGTATTACTGTTGGAATTTTTATTCATTTTCAAACCCACCAATAAACGGATTGAAATACTCATTCACAACCTATTGTCTTCCGAAAGAAAAGCTTTGAAATTGGCGCAAGACACTGAAATTATTAGCGAAGCAAAAGAAAATTCGGTTAAAGAATTGAAATCCCTCAATTATGCAATGGAGAATACTCTACTCTATTGCCGAATTGCGACTGATGGAACCATCATTCACATTGGTGAAAAATTTGCTAAACTACTGCAATATAACCCGTTTCTTTCCGATAAAAAATTTGGACAAGTACTAACTCCTATCGAAAAAGAACAACTCATAATCGACAGAATCGTTCTCGAAAACCACGGTAGAGGCTGGCAGGGGGAACTAAATATTACCACCCGAAACGAACAGTCGCTTTGGTTGGATTTGTCAATGGTCCCCGTTACAATTAAAAAAGACGAATCGGAACTTTTGATTATCTGTTTTGACATCACCGAACGTAAAAAAGCAGTACAAGAAGTGGAGCGTTTGAATGCCGCCAACATCGCCAACAAACTGAACCAACAAAAAGTAATATCGAGTAAAATTGTCGAAAACCAAGAAAACGAACAAAACCGAATTGCCCGAGAAATTCACGACGGAATAGGACAAATGTTGACTGGATTAAAATTCAGTCTCGAAAGTATCAATCTGGATGACAAAGAAAAATCTGCTATAAAAATTGATTATTTAAAACAATTATCCCTCGACATTATCAAGGGAGTTCGCACCGCAACTTTCAACTTAATGCCTCCAGAATTAAGCGATCACGGAATCAATTCGGCTCTTGCCAAATTAACTTCAGAACTTTCTAAACTCACCGGAAAGAACATTCTTTTTTACAACAAAACCGATTTCAACAACCGATTGGATTCGTTAATCGAAATCAACATTTATCGTCTGACACAAGAAGCCATAAACAACGCCATCAAATACGCCGATTCGACTCATATCATAGTGCAACTTTCACATAGCGCCACACTCTTGAGCATCACAGTTGACGATAACGGAAAAGGATTTGACATCAATGCCGTGGAGAAAAAGCGCAACAGCGAATCTGGAATGGGACTGCTCTTTATGAAAGAAAGAATCCAGTACATAAACGGTCGTGTATTCTTTAATTCTATTCCAAACGAAGGAACGAGGATCACCTTTAACGTGCCTATTTAA
- a CDS encoding response regulator transcription factor: MNNTIRVVLADDHVFVRDGIKSLLENEANITVVGEATDGLEALTLIDSLQPDLLILDIRMPNLTGIEVVEQLRSKNNLVKIVMLSMHESEEYVLKSIQAGADGYLLKGSSKEEFLKALHTVANGGKYFSGDISSILIGQLTNPTFTAEPKHSLGEEQLITKREKEILKLLLTGKGNKEIAEALDISKRTAEVHRFNLMKKLKVKNLMELSNKATEYSLL, encoded by the coding sequence ATGAATAATACAATTCGAGTAGTTCTTGCAGATGATCATGTATTTGTGAGAGATGGTATAAAATCATTATTAGAGAATGAAGCCAACATTACTGTTGTAGGCGAAGCTACAGACGGTCTTGAGGCCTTAACTTTAATAGACAGTCTCCAACCCGATTTATTAATTCTCGATATCAGAATGCCAAATTTAACGGGAATTGAAGTGGTTGAACAACTTCGCAGCAAAAATAATTTGGTAAAAATTGTTATGCTTTCGATGCACGAATCTGAGGAATACGTATTAAAATCGATTCAAGCTGGAGCTGACGGATACTTACTTAAAGGATCCAGCAAAGAAGAATTTCTAAAAGCACTTCATACGGTTGCCAATGGAGGAAAATATTTTAGCGGAGACATTTCATCTATATTAATTGGACAACTAACTAATCCAACATTTACTGCAGAACCGAAACACTCATTGGGCGAAGAACAATTAATTACCAAAAGAGAAAAAGAAATTCTAAAACTTTTGCTAACCGGAAAAGGAAACAAGGAAATTGCAGAAGCATTAGACATTAGCAAAAGAACTGCCGAAGTACATCGATTCAATTTGATGAAAAAATTAAAAGTAAAAAACCTAATGGAACTTTCAAACAAAGCTACAGAGTACTCGCTTTTGTAA
- a CDS encoding c-type cytochrome: protein MKNKVQKQIVTKLAFIAIAFLFASFASAQHKAPWNAPKSAINMKNPFPADIHSLERGKHSYQIDCVRCHGKDGNGDGLKAEKIQKKVTDLGSEAIQKQTDGELFWKISEARRPMPLKDITDDQRWDIVNYIRTFKKK, encoded by the coding sequence ATGAAAAACAAGGTTCAAAAACAAATCGTTACAAAATTAGCTTTCATTGCAATTGCATTCCTGTTTGCCTCTTTTGCTTCAGCACAACATAAGGCACCTTGGAATGCTCCCAAATCGGCAATTAATATGAAAAACCCATTTCCAGCAGATATCCATTCGCTTGAAAGAGGAAAACATTCCTATCAGATAGATTGTGTACGATGCCATGGAAAAGATGGTAATGGAGATGGATTAAAAGCTGAAAAAATTCAAAAAAAAGTGACCGATCTGGGTTCTGAAGCAATTCAGAAACAAACAGATGGTGAATTGTTTTGGAAAATATCTGAAGCTAGACGACCTATGCCATTAAAAGACATTACAGATGATCAGAGATGGGACATTGTCAACTATATTCGTACTTTTAAGAAAAAGTAA
- a CDS encoding MFS transporter: MSITNSLSQSHRILFLNTLAFTVCFACWTLNGVLVTFLVDNGIFKWDVVQVGWLLGIPILTGSIMRLPIGILTDKYGGKYVFSLLLLLCSIPLFLLPFADSFFMFALLSFLFGMVGTSFAVGIGFTSIWYPKEWQGRALGIFGMGNAGAAITTFLAPSLLNEFSISDPQNGWKLLPVIYGAALVVIGVIFLIFTKNKKQENQTKSVPQMLQSLKNARVWRFGAYYFLVFGCFVAYSQWLLPNFMNVYQTSLVMGGMFATMFSLPSGVIRAFGGYLSDKFGARKVMYWVLSSSVILSALLMVPKMDITTSGPGVMATKKGIITAVTSTLVKVGEKEFPIHLKTNKPIENTIFPTHNSWQQVVVSQNQEVKKKELIAKGVTAIHFSANMWVYLVLVILIGISWGIGKAAVYKHIPEYFPTEVGVVGGMVGMIGGLGGFFGPIIFGYLLTCTGVWSSSWIFILLLSAACLIWMHMTVTKIMNEKQSILSKEMDRK, translated from the coding sequence ATGTCAATAACAAACTCCCTTTCACAATCCCACCGTATTTTATTTTTAAATACATTAGCATTTACGGTATGCTTTGCCTGTTGGACGCTCAATGGCGTTTTGGTCACTTTCTTGGTAGATAATGGAATTTTTAAATGGGACGTTGTCCAAGTAGGATGGCTATTAGGAATTCCAATATTAACAGGATCCATTATGCGCTTGCCAATTGGAATCCTAACCGATAAATATGGAGGTAAATACGTATTCTCATTGTTACTTCTACTCTGCTCTATTCCATTGTTCTTGTTACCCTTTGCAGATAGCTTTTTCATGTTTGCACTTCTTAGTTTTCTGTTTGGTATGGTTGGAACCAGTTTTGCTGTTGGAATAGGTTTTACCTCTATTTGGTATCCAAAAGAATGGCAAGGAAGAGCTTTGGGAATATTTGGAATGGGTAATGCTGGTGCTGCTATCACCACGTTTTTGGCACCATCTTTATTAAATGAATTCTCTATTTCAGATCCTCAAAATGGTTGGAAATTACTACCTGTAATTTATGGAGCTGCATTAGTCGTAATTGGTGTTATCTTTTTAATTTTCACCAAAAACAAGAAACAAGAAAACCAAACCAAGAGTGTTCCTCAAATGCTGCAATCCTTAAAAAATGCCAGAGTTTGGAGATTTGGCGCCTACTATTTCTTAGTCTTTGGTTGTTTTGTAGCTTATTCGCAATGGTTATTGCCCAACTTTATGAATGTATATCAAACTAGTTTGGTCATGGGCGGAATGTTTGCCACTATGTTCAGTTTGCCATCAGGAGTGATTCGTGCTTTTGGCGGTTACTTATCGGATAAATTTGGGGCTCGAAAAGTGATGTATTGGGTACTGAGTTCTTCTGTAATCCTAAGTGCTTTATTAATGGTGCCAAAAATGGACATTACAACCTCAGGTCCTGGAGTTATGGCTACCAAAAAAGGAATCATCACTGCAGTAACAAGCACATTGGTGAAAGTGGGAGAAAAAGAATTTCCAATCCATTTGAAAACAAACAAACCGATTGAAAACACCATTTTCCCAACACATAATTCTTGGCAACAAGTTGTAGTAAGCCAAAATCAAGAAGTAAAGAAAAAAGAATTGATTGCCAAAGGAGTTACCGCAATTCATTTTAGCGCCAATATGTGGGTGTATTTAGTTTTGGTGATCCTTATTGGAATTTCTTGGGGAATTGGTAAAGCAGCGGTTTACAAACACATTCCAGAATATTTCCCAACCGAAGTAGGTGTTGTAGGCGGAATGGTAGGAATGATTGGCGGTCTAGGCGGTTTCTTTGGACCAATCATCTTTGGTTATTTATTAACCTGTACTGGAGTTTGGTCTAGTTCTTGGATTTTTATACTTCTTTTATCTGCTGCATGCTTGATATGGATGCACATGACCGTTACCAAAATCATGAACGAAAAACAATCTATCTTATCAAAAGAAATGGATAGAAAATAA